Proteins encoded together in one Cicer arietinum cultivar CDC Frontier isolate Library 1 chromosome 4, Cicar.CDCFrontier_v2.0, whole genome shotgun sequence window:
- the LOC101494895 gene encoding uncharacterized protein: MDQNFIGAPATETAENHPSSELLSDNNNTFDLDESLQNLLHLEPSDFDFDIFDLTLPLPSPPPATYEMSVSSILAPSQPHISPSLSAESDSGGSSTALPVKTKKKKKNFSPDQLEELARNDPKKLKRILDNRKAAARSKERKKRYQDELEKNVKALQIHEDNVTAEFLKEKENVLNLAAENRDIKECIQIEIQKGEMIKAQIEMLMEELRMVKIQMEQLDADPIDSSFDEMLFQSELQAPYEPQLLCVPPSPPPLSPLFDHHFEDQFFNHHFDDHFFDATDFFYYNPLN; this comes from the exons ATGGATCAGAACTTCATCGGAGCTCCGGCGACTGAGACGGCAGAGAACCACCCTAGCTCAGAGCTACTGTCCGATAACAATAACACCTTCGATTTGGATGAATCATTGCAAAATTTGCTTCACCTAGAGCCAAGTGATTTCGATTTCGACATTTTTGACTTGACGTTACCTCTTCCGTCACCACCACCGGCCACCTATGAGATGTCAGTCAGTTCGATTCTGGCGCCGTCGCAGCCACACATCTCCCCGAGCTTGTCTGCTGAATCCGATTCCGGTGGATCCTCAACGGCATTGCCTGTTaagacgaagaagaagaagaagaacttCTCTCCTGACCAGCTCGAAGAGCTTGCTAGAAATGATCCAAAGAAATTAAAGag GATTCTTGATAATAGGAAAGCGGCTGCAAGATCGAAGGAGAGGAAAAAACGTTATCAAGATGAGTTAGAAAAGAATGTGAAGGCACTTCAGATTCACGAAGATAATGTAACTGCAGAGTTTTTAAAGGAAAAG gaaaatgttttgaatttagCAGCTGAAAATAGAGATATCAAAGAATGCATACAGATTGAAATCCAGAAAGGAGAAATGATAAAAG CTCAAATTGAAATGTTAATGGAAGAACTCCGTATGGTTAAGATACAAATGGAGCAACTTGATGCTGATCCCATTGATTCTTCATTTGATGAAATGCTCTTTCAATCAGAGCTTCAAGCTCCTTACGAACCACAGCTGCTCTGCGTGCCGCCCTCTCCTCCTCCTCTTTCTCCTCTCTTCGATCATCATTTCGAAGATCAATTTTTCAACCACCATTTCGACGATCATTTTTTCGACGCCACCGACTTTTTTTACTACAATCCGTTGAATTAG